From the Choristoneura fumiferana chromosome 15, NRCan_CFum_1, whole genome shotgun sequence genome, the window CTCAAAGATGAAGCTCAAAGCTCACATAGACGAAGAAGTCAAAAAGATAAAGAGCCCCAGAGTCTCACCGAAAGGGAACAACTTCGGGGACATAGACGAGAGAGTAATCCCACCCGCTTTCTCGGAGCCCGACGCACCGATGGATGGTCCGAATTTCATGCACGACTCTGATATGCGGATGAACTCCAGGGACGGCCCGCATCCCATGGACGGCCCGCATCACAAGGGGTTGTTGCCGCGCCCGTCCGGCCGCCCGCTGTACCCTGCGCACCCGCCCGCCTGGCGCGGCCCCTACCGCCCTCGCATGGACGACTTCCCGCAACGGCCCAGAGGAGGCGTCCCACCTTACTTCAGAGGGAAGTACGACCGGGCGCCACGCTTTGATCCGCGTGTGCCCTTCGTGCAGCCCCTCCCCACACCTCAGATGGGCACCTGCCAGGGCGCGTGTCCCCTGGAGCCCTACGTGCGCGAGGCGACTCCGCCCCCGCTCGGCGCTCCCAGCGTCCACATCCCGGCGACCAACATCCAAGCGCTCGAGTTCATCGACCTCGACCCGGTCAAGACCATCCAGATCGACGGAATACCGAGAGAGATCAGGTTCTACGGGGATACCGCCATCGTGATGCTGGACTGGGACGATCCCCGCGAGATCAAGTTCCTCCCCGGCGCCAGACGGGTCACCTTTGACAACAAGGACTCCATAGTCCTCAACTTCAACGAGCCTTATAAACAAGTGGAGATCGACGATCAAGTGTTCGAAATCAGATTCGGCGCTCCGACGAGGGAGCTGTTCATAAACGGGAGATGGCACGAGTGTTTCTTCGGCGGCGCACCCCTCGGCGTCATCATCGACGGGAAGCCTCGCCTCATCCATTTGGAGGGGCCTCTGCCGCAGGTGGACATCGGCAAAGTCAAGCGCACGGACCTAGTGGCCGGAAAGATCAACCTCATAGTGGACGCGACCCGCATGTGCCCGGTGTTCTTGGACGCTAAGGTGCAGAAGTTCTCGATAAACGGCAAGTTCTTTACGATACGGTTCGTGGACGCTCTCAGAACGGTTCTTATCAACGAGCAGCCCTTCCAAGTGGAGTTCGGCGGGCTGCCGAGACCTATCTTCATCGGCAACGAGAAGCATTTCATCAGATTCTCGGTGCTGCCGCGGCACGTGCGGCCCGGGTTTAACGCCCCGGTGGGCATGGAGGGCGCCGAACTGGTTATGCCCCTGCGTGCCCCCGACCTGCCCCTCATCGCCCTGCCAGGGCCCGAGCCCATGGAAACTGACCACGAGGCTAAGAGGCCTATCAAGACACCTAGCCCTGAAAGCAATCAAGGTAATTTCTTTTTCATCTTGTAGTGTCCGCTTTAAtataggaaataaaaatagcagCAGCAGAACAATTTTCATctaaacttttacttttatatctcttaaaattactttttatcgctacgtatttaatacttacttatatacttcgtattgaaaaaaattgtactaacgctgtaatttttttgcagCAGGTCTGGACATGTTAGCCAGCGTGATGCCGTCCCCCATGGCCCCTGCTTCGGCGTCGTCGGACTACAGTTCGGCGGAGCCCCTGTTCCTGCGGCCCGCCGCCATCCCCGGCCTCGACACCCCCGTGGCGACCCCCGTCGAAGAGAaacccgcccccgcccccgcccccgtcGTCCCGGACATTAACGACCTGTTCGCCAAGTTGCTAGCCACTGGCATCATCAAAGTGCCCACGCAGACCAAAGAGACCAAAGAAGAGCCGAAGGTGGAGGAAAGGAAACCGAAGGAAGATAAGAACGTAGTCCATCGGGTCGATCTGACCAAACCGGAGACACTCAgggtgtaagtatttttttaaattctatcTATACTAGATCGAATGGAGATCGCGGATCATCAAGCGCAGCATAGAACGTCCACTAAAGAGATGGACGAATGATCTGGtcaaagccgcaggttcactgAGGATGCAGCtagcttccaaccgaaacaactggagaTCTTTGgaggaagcctatgtccaacagtggacgtcctatggctgatatgatgatgatctcTTCTTCGTGAGAGTCGATTTCATCTTATTATGTTGAGTATAACAGTGTAGTAGCATTTTGTTCAAAGTATAAGTTGAGTTGAATTTAACTGTGATTTTTTGTGCATGTGCAGTAAGCAGGCTGCGCTGATCAGCAAGCTGTACGGCGGCATGCAGTGCAGCGGGTGCGGGGCGCGCTTCCCGCCGGAGCACACGGTGCGGTACTCGCAGCACCTGGACTGGCACTTCCGGCAGAACCGCCGCGAGCGCGACTCGGCGCGACGCGCGCACTCCCGCGACTGGCACTACGACCTGGCCGACTGGCTGCAGTACGAGGAGCTCGAGGACTTGGAGGAGAGGAGTAAGTGCCACATTACCATTTTATTAACtggtttttttgttgttttgttggcTTCGAGTGGCCAGTTTTCTTTACAgagaaaatatttctttatccAATTGTAGCGGAGAAGTTCGAACAtagatgttttatttttatttgtgaggAAATATCTCGGACAATAATCTATCGGGTTCAGTTTAAAAGTTAGTATAATAGCCACATAGTCTGGAACttgttttcaaaaaaatataatataatacaagttTCGATGAACATAGTCTTTTGACTATAGTGTAACTGCAGAAATCTAAGACTGGCTAGCTAAATTAGAACCATACGTCAAAGCAAATATCGACATTTACGGATTGACGtgaaattttttatttgatttgtcgATATTTGACGTACATTTTACAAGGATGATCAAAATGCTAACTCATCAATTTGTGTTCCAGAAAAGAGTTGGTTTGAGACAACGGGCCTCCTGTCTACCGCGGcggccgcgccggcgccggcgccgcccagCGTGGCCGCCGGgccgcccgcgcgcgccgcctgcgCGCTCTGCGGCGACACCTTCCTGCAGTTCTATAACGAGGACCGCGAAGAGTGGCATCTCAGGAACTCCGTCAGTCATGAGGGACAGAACTACCATCCGTTGTGCCTCGAAGATTATAAGGTTGGTGTTGATTTTTCTTTTCTAGTAGATCCTGTTGGTTTGCTTGCATTCCAGAATTAAACTTCATTTTATAAGACTATCTCGAAGTTTCAGCGCGAAATTAGTTGAGttttgtaattttagaaaacctgTTCCGGTGACCACCATCCAGACTTGAAAAGATTTAAAAGCGATTATTTTCCATGAAATCAATATAATCAATGTAATCATCTTGATTgacaacaacattttttttaaaaagaccATTCTTCAACACGTTCCTTTCTATTTTTGCAGGCGTCTCTTATGAAAGAAGAACCTCCAAAAGAGGAGGTATCCGAAGTAGAGAAACCAGAAGAAGAAGCTATAGAGATCAAAGACGTGGACGACACGCTTGATCAGTCCGACAATGAGTCCGTCGTCGAAGTCATCGAGCCAGAAAAACCTATTGAGGTAAGTCTAATAATCTAATACGGTTCAACATCATTTGTGTAGTGCCTTCGTGTCTTAATTGTGATATGTGCTGCCCCAAGTATAATTTAATgacttgtaataaataattaatcaatttGATCTtttatcatcacatcatcattaTAATTCAATATTACATTTGGATATTATTGCCTCATAcagcataaaataataaaccacTAAGAGGGAacaatgataatttatttttcataatatccAGCGCACCAACTAACTTGAATATTTTTCCCCAGATCGAAGAGGTTGAAGAGGTGGAAGAGTCAGTAGTGGGCGAGCCCCCGATGGACCTGGAGGCCGAGGCCGAGGACGACGACGACGTGGTGTTCAAGGCCGAGCCCGTCGACCAGCTGGTCGTGGACGACTACGACACCGACGACGAGACGGCGGCGGCGCGTGAGGCCCGCGACCAACAGGCCAAGATCGACTTCGCCAATATTCGCGTCAAGCAGGAGCCTATTGATCCCGGTCAgtatctttttttaaactaattgcCCTAAATTTTAtcgtaaaattaatttattgctatTTATCTTGTCTAATACCTTTaagaaattcttgtatatttatttatattaattggGGACCTTGGAAATTTGCTTTGTGGGGAAATTCGGGGTAAATAATCGATCTAACTTGATCCCGTCTCTGGGAATACGcgtgtttttaaattataatggtttgaaagtACAATCTCGacttagttttctaattttagtttaataaataatattaagtttgttttttattttgaatcttcgaaaaaatttgaaaaaatttgaaGAATCAAAGTCTAATCTTCCTTTTTCATTTGTAACAGATGACGAGCCTATCATAACAGCTGAAGAGGAATTGGTCCGCGCCGCCCCCGACACGTCGCGGCCGACCGTGCTGTCCTCTATCGACGGCAACGTGCAGCTGGAAGCGCCGGCGCAGGCCTCAGTTCTGCCCGGGATCCGCATCAACATAAGCAAAGTCTTGGCCCCGGTCGAGCCGACCCCCGCGCCCATCCCGCATCTAGACTCTCTGGAAGACGTCAGTGCGGATGAGGAACCACCACCACCCGGCGAAGAGATCGAACTAGAGTACAAACGCAAACCTACTCTAGAAGGGGTTGTCTTCAGCAGACAGCTCCCCAAACAAAAGGGCACAGAACTCTCCGGTCTGTGCTCCATCATGTGATTGTGTCAAGTGGTGAACTTGTTTGCTTGCCTAGTGCAAGCACGACTGACTTTTGaagtgaattttaattttaccaagTGTAATTTAATGTGTATATATAAGTCAGTATTAGTGATTAAACGGATGAGCTACTTGCCAATGTTGTGAATACAACAAACTCTCTTTTAATTAAAGAGATTTTTAACTCTCCTCCGTTTAATATATTCAATGCTGTctaattattttctttgattCAAAGGCCTGTAACATATCAGGATTTTACTTTCGATTAAATATCGACGAATGTATTGTTTGattattttgtatataaatGGTTAGGATAAATTCTTCTCGTGCGTAGAAGACGTATTATATTGATACGGCGTATGATTTTACATTATTTGTAATCATCTGTATAGTCGAATGATGAATTatgtgtatttaatttaaacaaaatgtgATATTAAGATTAAGTTTCTGATGTATTCAGTAAAGTTGCGTTTTGTTTTGCTGCACACCATGTTTACAATTCTGTACATATTGTGTGTTATATTTGtacatttttattagaaatgattagtaataaaatattgcTTTAATGATAGGTAGCTAAGTTTTGTTCTCCATTTACTTGAGAGATCAGTATTGTAAATTTTCTGAAAAAGATTTCGAATCTCTTTTCATAGGCAATATCTACCGTATCGTGTAGGACATAGAGTCCGGTTTACATAGCTACACTACATAGTAGTATGTATCTGTTTAAAATTCCTAATGAATGCCTACATGATTAAGTAGGATTACATCACAACCGAATTATTCTAGTTATACCTTGCTCAAATCattttagtgaaaaaaataaataacttaaaaatattcctTCTTTTATTATTGTTCTATTtccttttaataatttttgtcacaactttttttttaaattaagaatcGCATTGTTTTGTCTTACTCttaaataaaaggtaaaaaCTTAATTACTGTTCTTATCATTTCTTCGAAAGTCAATGTGACTTGACAATAAAAAGTTCCAGCTGTTGTCTCAGGTTAGGTCTTATAGCTATGACGGCTATTATAaggttaatattatttttaaacttaatttcaGTTGGGACCATTTTATTATCAAGTCATTATACCCTACCCCTTACACTTACAATTAGGCATTGTACCACTAAACGATAGAATATACGCACTCATATTGTCTAATTAGATagctttaattataaaatatatattttttaaatgttaagttTCGTGGTGCAAAGCCTCGATTTTTTTTCAGTAGGAAATAGCAAGTTGCACATTTAGCTAACacattaaattttaactaattagacactatattttaataatttactttctTAATTGTATGGAACTCTccatatatataattatagtaGCCAAATGTGCGCTTGGTAAAGTTGGGACCgtttattaaatttgtacaCTCAGAAATTATAAAACTTGACGCGTACAAAATAACTTTCATAAATGTTTCTGAGTATACACCTTTAACGTATCCCCTAATACACAAAGCTACACTTAAAATCGCACACGAAACAACAATAGTCAATAATTAGATCCTACTCCATCCTCACCTCATACATACCCCAAAATCCTACCAACTCCGCATCACCCTGACTTAGACCCAGAACCACACTGACTGACGATAGCATCACCCTAACCAAAGTATCACCCTTAACCCAGAATCCTACTGATCCCATACATCTTCATGACCCCAAATCACTTTTACTCCTAAATCACCCTGAATCACACTCCATAATACTACCAACGCCCACATTACCCAAATCCCTGAAACCTAGAATTCCACTAACTCCAGATTTAATTTGATTCCAAAATCGCCCTAACCTTAGAATCATACTGACCTCAGGTCACTTTTAGTCCCAAATCACCCAACAACCTTAGAATCACCCTTCCACTAGAATCTTACGGACCCCAACATCACTAACCTAATTTCACTTTTATGCTTAAATCACCctgatcccaaaatcctattGATCCTAGCATCACCTTACCTCCGAATCTTACTGACCACAACATCTCCCGCACCTCAGATCACTTCTATCTCTGAATCATTGATCCCAAAATTACAGTGACCCCAGAAACCTATTACTGACTCCAGAATCACCTCAACCTCAGAATCTCACTGACCCCAACAGCATCCTGATCCCAGATTACATGCATTTCTAAATCACCATGATCCAATATCACTTTCAACCCTAAATTATCCTCATCCAAACATTTTACTGATCCCAACATCACCCTCACCTCGGCTTACTTCTATCCCTGAATCATTGATCACCTTGATCCCATATTACAACTATCCCTGCATCACCCTGAACCCAGAATCAGACCAGACCCATTATCACCCTCCACGCCCCAGATTAGTTCCAGCACTCTACCTCTATGTATACCTATCCCTCatccccagcagggctactacgaaactcgaaactcgaagttggtgtcttgcggtccctctaacacttactgttttagtacgagagcgagagggacggtacgatacgaacttcgagtttcgtagtagccctgctggaaaTCTCGggatacatataatatacatcTTTATTGGCAGACGCCTGCCAAAAAATATTAGCAAAGATAACCGAGATAACGTGTAACGTATTACTACACGTTGCTAATATTTTTAGTCAGGCGTCTGTTCTGCCCGGTGTTCTGGTGCTGTGCTGGCTGGAGTTGCAACTTTAGTTAGTATCAGGTGTGAAGGAGAGGCTACAATAGACAGATTTCTCTTCAGGTGGATGTTATGTCTGGAGATCGAAGTCTGAAGGAAGAGCGCCGGAAGTTGTtgtaggtatacaatacaatacaatacaaatattctttgttgatcaccaaaagcagtaggtacagtgacattacaaaaaaaaaccagttagacaataggcggtcttatcgctaaaaagcgatctcttccagacaaccaattagggcagaagtaccggttttggccaccttaagcccttctttggccagttgacatttgcagtcatatataaaaataggtttagtgagttttcaaaagtttatactgaaacgaatagttttttttttattcgactggatggcaaacgagcaagtgggtctcctgatggtaagagatcaccacccaACAacgtttataattatttattatttaaattatataaataaacaaatacattaaatataatacttatacaCTAATACGGTGTAATGTCCGAGTTGGTTGGTTGAGAAATTCTGAATTTCCGATATCGCGTTGTAGGATTTGGAGTTTCTATGTTTGCTCATTAGATgacgctaggagtcgctacactgGCAAGTCGCTAGAGACAAcgtaatttttaattgaaagtaatatttcttattgaattattattatataaaaactaaGATTATTCCTTTTGGCGATGATATTGCAATGCCGAGTAAcccaaaaaaagtaacaaatcaTAATTTCTAACTCCCCCTGACTATATCCAAAAGGATAAAGGCAACATGCTCATTCATAGGGTGCGTAGCGAAGCGAGTCACAGCGTGGATTAATTCTTCTCtaataaaacaacataaataataaacataatatcCGTTAGTTTAAATTACCTTTATTTTATCTCTTAATTTACTACATAATGTGGATTTTGAAACAAATTATTCCAAGACACAGCTCTAAAGAACATTTTGTCCTTTTAAAATGAGGGTTTTCTGACAGacggaatatcgctagatggcgttcatatcgtgaggtccgtttgacgttagttttacttgcgattggctcatttagttataaaataaaccaattCCCAAATATGagataaatgtcaaaatgagggtttttcgacaggagAACtagtgaggtccgtttgacgtttgcttgcgattggctcatttacttatttaaccaatcacgagcgcgacgcgaatgtcaatgagggttttcacagaggcgaaatatccctagatggcgttagtatcgtgacatttgacatttgacgttGGCTTGCGATTCTCTCATTTAgctttttaaccaatcacgagcaaacgtcaaacggaactcacgatactatcgccatctagcggtatttcgcctctatgaaaacaatacaatacaatacaaagactctttattgtacaccagacatagtaagcgatacagaaaacaaattattaaaattacaaggtgagcaataggcggccttatcgcttaagagccaCAACCCTCATTGACATAATATAAATTGTTCTTGCTATAACTTCAAATATTTTCACTGTTACACAGACCGCAAGCAGCCTTTTCCggcttaaaatatgtattagaGCATACATGTGATTTTCTGACTAAAGGGTAGCTTGTGATCTCTTTGTCAGTCGATATTCAGTGCCTATTACTGTTGTTACCCTTTATAACATTGTTAAATTGCTGCTACACAGCTCTTGAGCAGCTATGTATTTTATTCAGctttaagtgtaaataaataaataaatatcacgggacaattcacaccaattgacctagtcctaaagtaagcttagcaaagcttgttttatgggtactaagcaacggctaaaaaataaaattatttagatagatacatacttaaatacatagtaaacacccaagacctgagaacaaacatacaattttcatacaaatatctgtcccgacacgggaatcgaacccgggacctcaagcttcgtagtcaggttctctaaccactaggccatctggtcgtctatttAAAATGAATCTGTTATCCGGCTATTATACAACCCATTGTGCTACTTGGGAAACGGGCCTCACaaaactaacgccatctagcgatattttgcctgtcgaaaaaccctcatcGTCAAACAGACCTTAAGCGCAGTTTAGACCTGCGAGAAAAATCgggcaagttgcattacattgtggcGCTAGACTGGCCACTTCAAACTCATTCGCTTTACgccctcgcaatgtaatgtaacttgcatgatttttctcgCAGGTCTAAACATGGCTTTAGAATACTTGCAccaactagcctgtcacagCAATCCTCATTCATTAATGGTGTCAAATTGTCCATTTACTTTCCCAACCATATCTACCCGAACTGTATCAAACTAATCAACACTCTAtcacacttaggggctgtttcaccatcctttgattagtgttaactgacggttaaatgtgatgccgtctctatttgttttgttcgaatagacgaaataaccgtcagttaacactaatcaatggatggtggaacagccccttaacataaagataataaagcaatttaatgtggcCAGATATGAGGTTGAGAAAGTACATGGACGAAATATCCGAGTGTATTTTATAATCTATTTACAAGCTACAGTTATGCGGCCACCTTGGAAAAGGCAAGGTGTCCTTAATATTGCTGATTCCGCACATCACTTGTAGGAGCCGCTCCAGGCCCAGCCCGTAGCCCCCCGTAGGGATGTTCCCGAATTTCCTCAACTCCAGATACCAGTCCAAGCTGTCAGAGGGGAGCTTGGCTTTAAGCTTCTCATAGCTATCTTCTCTGAGGCTTCCTCCTACTAACTCTCCCGTTATTGATGTTAGCAGATCCAGTGCATCGACCTGTGAAATTTAGTAGTGATAAATGTGACTTTAAATGTGACTTTAAAAGTATGATTCGTCGCTGATAATGgctttaacagaaaaaaaaagtgtctacCCACATTAACATAGGCTATTTGACATTGCCAAAATATGAATTCCCCCACAAATTTTCTATGGTAATACTGAACTGTGATGTCAATTGTTGCCAACTCAAttgagtatttatttactttgagtTTCagctaataaaaactaaattttacaGTTAAATGAAAATTGGTAAAGagaattttttttcttttacaatagCTATCTTGGAATTATCAGTAAACAGAGTTAAATTACATATTGTAATTAAACATTCATGCAATATGTTTGTTAAATCTgtaagttttaataaatttgaGTTTGATCTGGTTTATATTCATCCTTACCTATTTAACATCagctaaagtaaaaaaataagggTTAAACTTATGTCTACTTTCAACAGTTACCTTATTAGGTTCATCTTCACATTCCTTCATGTAAAATGACTTGAGCTGTTTGGGCCACTGCACTACAAACACAGGCACCCCATCACAGTACTCCACCAGGGCTAATTCCTGTTCTTTATTGATCCCCTCATCCGTTACATTCATTCCTTTTTTATCTAGAAAGCTTCTAGCTTCCTCGTAACTCAATGTTACAAACTTTTTGTCTAACCATGAAGGTgctttaatattttctttatctAAAGTAAACAAATCAGCTTCATTTGTGTTTCTTGTCtgtacaaaaacatattttaataactcCTCTATATGACTTTGTAGATCTTTGATGTTATCACAGAATGCTAGCTCTCCTTCAAGCATATAAAATTCAGATAAATGTAATCTCGATCTAGAGTTTTCTGCTCTGAATGTGGGTCCTAGAGTGTAGACATTTCCCATTCCTCTGCAGATAGCTTCTAAATGCAACTGGCCAGAGACAGTCAGGAATGTTTTAGTGCCAAAATAAGCTGTGTCTCTGTCTCGGCCTTCCTGCATCATCGCTTTGACTGTCGCCTCACAGTCTGGCTGCACTTTGAACACCTCTCCAGCCCCTTCACAGTCATTTGATGTTAACATGGGCGTGTGGATGTGGATATAATTCTTAGCTGCGTAAAAATCATGTATGTGCCTCGTGACAGAGTGCCTAACCCTCAATATGGATGATATATAGTTAGTGCGAGCGCGTAAGTGCAAGTAGTGCCTTATGTACTCAGGTGGGTGAGTTGTGCGAGGGTTGAATGGGTATCCATCAGTAACTACGCATTCTCCGAGCACTTTGACACTGTCGGCGGTGAGCTCGAGCTGGCCGCGCGGGCTGCGTGACAGTTTCCCAACGACATGCACTGAGCTGCCGTAAGAAAGAGCTTCAGTCTTTAAATTTTTCGGAATAACGATTTGAAGTCTTTTCGCGCTGGAGCCATCGCTCACGTCTGCAAATATAAGCTCTTTCTGAACGCGGAGGTTTTTCACCCAACCCTGgaaatatttagatataaaatTAGCAATAAAGCTAGAATTAAATAGTTATTCAAAAGTTGATCTTGATCATAACCTTAATTTCGGTGGATTCACCGACATTAGCCTTCTCTAAAACGGCAGCTATTGCGCTGTAATTTTTACGAATGTGTGAAATTCTAAAGTAATCTCTGAATTTAAGTAAATTCTTAGTCCACATTTTCTGTTATAATTAACTTATCAAAATAAACTTAGCTCGAGCTCCATGTATTTACTTTGTCAATGTCAGTGTCATTGTCAAAATATTGGTTCAATACTTAAAAGTTTTATACACGACAAGACAAAACGTCTCGAAGATCTAGCCTTAATAACCGTAAATATTTCCACGCCACGGTTACTAGTACAGCTCTAGCCTGTCAGTAGTGTCAGTGCAACGTCACGTATatctttttttatctgtgaaacTGTCTGTCATGTCATTTGGCAAATCATGTTCAATTCCGTAGCGTTGTGAAAATAATTGTGCGTTAAAAATTATTTAGGCATTATTTGTTGTTAATTTATTACCAATTTTATATTTCACGTGAGTAATAATcagtattagtattttttttgtatatgcCTGGTTGATCTGATAATTTCCCAGTGATAACTTAAAAATCGCAAGTTACATCTTAATTGTTAATAATTGTACGTGGAAACCAGTTTTCCTGTTTAAATAAGTCCTTGGATGTCGTTTGGTGGCATTCGATGTCGTCATTTGGTTCTATTTGAAGGTTATAGCGTGTTTTAAAGTCGAGTTTCCGTCTTTTCAAATTACTTTCGTGACCCACTGTACTACATTACCTATGGAAACTCATCAATACCTATTAATTATTAACACTTCTTCAATTTGAGTTATAGCCAATATTAGTTTTTCATTATGTTAATAGACCAAATCAGCTAAATTGATCGTAATTTTCTGACTGGCTGGAAGTCTAGCATGCTTGACCTCTTATCAGTACTTTGTACTTGTCTAATCTATAGATAACTGTGACTGTTTTATCACACTTTTCTGTAGTTATTATCCATTTCATACACACGCCAATATCACATAGAGGTGTAAGTTTGAACTATATTTTAATGGAATACTTTTCACCAGTCTCTGACCCAGTTG encodes:
- the LOC141435927 gene encoding LOW QUALITY PROTEIN: uncharacterized protein (The sequence of the model RefSeq protein was modified relative to this genomic sequence to represent the inferred CDS: deleted 1 base in 1 codon), which produces MSKEIAEEYASSLADLTVNSKPLINMLTILAEENIEHAGVIVDTVEKHLAKVHADIKLPVLYLVDSIIKNVGGAYVQKFSQSIVNMFTRTFKQVDEKVRSQMFKLRETWHDVFPATKLYQLDVKVNLLDPAWPIQAQPPSASSIHPAPATSANVITDPIAENEEKMRLMVAKKEQELMLLQQKKIEMELQNTRRAIEIAASTNSRATPLPNIHLPVPTLPVPTMPVAMVNPVPAVVPDMPSIPIKQRLGPPVNKLASAARIAPVSGALAAARRDPRLARRAAPAPARPRPAPAPAPTPAPTPVVAPRLAPQPPIAPNVFDIKPLDRVTKRKNVITIDVRPDSARRDPRLAKSLDARREKLRAREAARDKRREHDKKRDIKSERKNDEKVVVDNYMEKIVDAKKINRLPPIPKINREANDESLKRKKDAARAEKKKKREVDAGGNDKDSSESSPEKKHKSRREKPKKEREEAPEPAPEVVAFKALRNYHPDRYMRRNRARSPSPEPAPAPAPAPAPAPALAPATHSDATNSSEVVENKDVDLRVLHPVVTEANVPVGHKRSSPETSEPKSKKSKPDKFDILFGNEDVDLRKLPQVEENTASASPKADSGVFTQEAEHNSPMASPKKDWNEVKEREETKKTPSKLDLVRAKLAEATKGNDKDRLGRPFLFSKSPSVEKDRRRTISTEDVDLRAENPEEFDAEDHKKTINIIMNQAKEQYSDGQLDKNQYKTLMYQVLQLNEKLKLKEAKQRESLEISKMKLKAHIDEEVKKIKSPRVSPKGNNFGDIDERVIPPAFSEPDAPMDGPNFMHDSDMRMNSRDGPHPMDGPHHKGLLPRPSGRPLYPAHPPAWRGPYRPRMDDFPQRPRGGVPPYFRGKYDRAPRFDPRVPFVQPLPTPQMGTCQGACPLEPYVREATPPPLGAPSVHIPATNIQALEFIDLDPVKTIQIDGIPREIRFYGDTAIVMLDWDDPREIKFLPGARRVTFDNKDSIVLNFNEPYKQVEIDDQVFEIRFGAPTRELFINGRWHECFFGGAPLGVIIDGKPRLIHLEGPLPQVDIGKVKRTDLVAGKINLIVDATRMCPVFLDAKVQKFSINGKFFTIRFVDALRTVLINEQPFQVEFGGLPRPIFIGNEKHFIRFSVLPRHVRPGFNAPVGMEGAELVMPLRAPDLPLIALPGPEPMETDHEAKRPIKTPSPESNQAGLDMLASVMPSPMAPASASSDYSSAEPLFLRPAAIPGLDTPVATPVEEKPAPAPAPVVPDINDLFAKLLATGIIKVPTQTKETKEEPKVEERKPKEDKNVVHRVDLTKPETLRVKQAALISKLYGGMQCSGCGARFPPEHTVRYSQHLDWHFRQNRRERDSARRAHSRDWHYDLADWLQYEELEDLEERKKSWFETTGLLSTAAAAPAPAPPSVAAGPPARAACALCGDTFLQFYNEDREEWHLRNSVSHEGQNYHPLCLEDYKASLMKEEPPKEEVSEVEKPEEEAIEIKDVDDTLDQSDNESVVEVIEPEKPIEIEEVEEVEESVVGEPPMDLEAEAEDDDDVVFKAEPVDQLVVDDYDTDDETAAAREARDQQAKIDFANIRVKQEPIDPDDEPIITAEEELVRAAPDTSRPTVLSSIDGNVQLEAPAQASVLPGIRINISKVLAPVEPTPAPIPHLDSLEDVSADEEPPPPGEEIELEYKRKPTLEGVVFSRQLPKQKGTELSGLCSIM
- the AsnRS-m gene encoding asparagine--tRNA ligase, mitochondrial, which translates into the protein MWTKNLLKFRDYFRISHIRKNYSAIAAVLEKANVGESTEIKGWVKNLRVQKELIFADVSDGSSAKRLQIVIPKNLKTEALSYGSSVHVVGKLSRSPRGQLELTADSVKVLGECVVTDGYPFNPRTTHPPEYIRHYLHLRARTNYISSILRVRHSVTRHIHDFYAAKNYIHIHTPMLTSNDCEGAGEVFKVQPDCEATVKAMMQEGRDRDTAYFGTKTFLTVSGQLHLEAICRGMGNVYTLGPTFRAENSRSRLHLSEFYMLEGELAFCDNIKDLQSHIEELLKYVFVQTRNTNEADLFTLDKENIKAPSWLDKKFVTLSYEEARSFLDKKGMNVTDEGINKEQELALVEYCDGVPVFVVQWPKQLKSFYMKECEDEPNKVDALDLLTSITGELVGGSLREDSYEKLKAKLPSDSLDWYLELRKFGNIPTGGYGLGLERLLQVMCGISNIKDTLPFPRWPHNCSL